CCTGTGGCATTTTCTGTTTGTTTAACAAGCGGTTTAACAGTCCATTGATAATTGATTTCTTCACCCAGACCATGGGCACAAATCAAGCTCCAGAGCGAAAAATAACCAATCGAGTTGATGTTGTAATTACCTACAGGTGGCAGTGCATGGGTGGTCAAAAAGGTATAAAGACCAGGCGATGCCACAATCAAGCAAAAGATCAAAAGCTTTTTGCCAACAATCAAAAACGGCGCAGCGAGCCGGTGTTTGCGCGCGGCGAGCAGGGCGCCGGTAACGAGCAAAATCAGCGCTACAACAAGACCGTGCACTGCCCCATCAAAAATGATATGGCAAAAAACGCCATAGGCAGCGGCTGTGACATGCTGCATTGTTTCACTTACACTAAAATCGCCGTAGGCCTTTTCCATTTTCTTTCCCTTAGATCAAATGATATGACAGCCATAAGTTTGATCAATCTGTTTTTACCGCGCTTTCCTTGAGAATTTTGCCTAAATTCGTATAAGCTTGCGCACAATTAGCATCACATTCAATTGCTTTGCGCAACTCAGCCAGTGCACCGGCGCGGTTTACGCTACGCAAAAGGGCCACACCTAAATTATTGTGAGCAAAGGCATCATTGGGTGCCAGCCTTAAACATTCACGATAAGCCTCAATTGCTGGCTCAAAGAGTCCAGACTGATAGAGTGCCACCCCCATGTTGTAATGAGCCTCGGGATAATCAGGTTTTACCGCCAGCGCTTCTTTCCAGACATCGACGGCATCATCAAAACGCTTCAGCTCATAAAGCGCTATACCTAGATTATTTCTGGCCTGAGGATATTTGGGATCTATTTTTAGGGCACGGTTAAGGACAAAGACTGCCTCGGGCAACTGATGCATCTTCCAGAGCACCACGCCAAGGCAATTTAGGCTATCTGTATCGTTAGGATTTTTCTCAATAAGAGCATTTAAAATTTTGCGCGAATCTTCATAGTTGCCCAGTCCTTCATAACATTTGGCCAGACAAAGTTGGATATGGCGCTCAAGATCATCGGGTCTTTTAGGACATAAGCGGACAAAGGTCCTGTATTCGACTAAAGCCTGCTCATAGCGGTGCGCCTGGCGATAGCAATCACCTAGATTGATATGGATTTCGCTAAGCGCTGGGTTTTCTTTGAGCGCTTCCTGAAAGGCTGATATAGAGCCGTCATAATCACCCTTTAAAAAGAGAATATGACCAAGATTGCGGTGAGCATCGCTAAAATCCGGATTTAAACGCAGTGCTCTAAAGAGTGCATCCTGAGCCTGATCATACCGACCAACCGCAATTAAGGCTGCCGCTAGATTGTTGTATAACTCAGGAGTATTGGGATTATTGAGCAGCGCCTTTTGAAACTCATCAACTGCCGCTTCTTTGTTACCCTGACGCTTGAGCACTACTGCCAAATTATTGTGGGCGCTGACATTGGTAGGATCGCGGCGGATTATCTCTTTGAATTTTTTAACTGCCAAATCGAGACGACCATCCTGGACATCAGCCGTGCCAGAGGCCAGCAAATCGTGACTACTTAAAATCTCAAAGTTTTGATCATCTATGGATTTACCAGGCACATCAGACACTGGACCACGCATCTCAAAGCCGCCTATAGTGGCACTCTCTGCAGATTTTGGCGTCGCCAACTTAAAGTCGTCGAGGCTATTTGCAAAAGCGGCATTGCCCGGCGGCGAGCTGTCAACAGAGACCGCACCGCTGTCTGGTAGAGGCTCTGGCAACTGCTCGACCTGAGCAGAGGCGGACAAACTCTGGAGCAAAATTGCCAACAATGCCAGTCCAAAATAAACTGGCGCTAATTTGCCCGCTCCTTGTCTCGATTTATTTATGGCTCGTTGCACTTTGCATTGCCTTTAGACGAGAGGTCTATGTTAGCGCGATCCTGTAAACTGAAA
Above is a window of Candidatus Obscuribacter sp. DNA encoding:
- a CDS encoding tetratricopeptide repeat protein; translation: MQRAINKSRQGAGKLAPVYFGLALLAILLQSLSASAQVEQLPEPLPDSGAVSVDSSPPGNAAFANSLDDFKLATPKSAESATIGGFEMRGPVSDVPGKSIDDQNFEILSSHDLLASGTADVQDGRLDLAVKKFKEIIRRDPTNVSAHNNLAVVLKRQGNKEAAVDEFQKALLNNPNTPELYNNLAAALIAVGRYDQAQDALFRALRLNPDFSDAHRNLGHILFLKGDYDGSISAFQEALKENPALSEIHINLGDCYRQAHRYEQALVEYRTFVRLCPKRPDDLERHIQLCLAKCYEGLGNYEDSRKILNALIEKNPNDTDSLNCLGVVLWKMHQLPEAVFVLNRALKIDPKYPQARNNLGIALYELKRFDDAVDVWKEALAVKPDYPEAHYNMGVALYQSGLFEPAIEAYRECLRLAPNDAFAHNNLGVALLRSVNRAGALAELRKAIECDANCAQAYTNLGKILKESAVKTD